A portion of the Limosilactobacillus reuteri genome contains these proteins:
- a CDS encoding PD-(D/E)XK nuclease family protein: protein MRTLGFVLGTAAMDHQQVLIDQLVDQIKNASADESFYYLVPNHIKFETEINVLAGLRDRQGLSGSDRFASSRVQVLSFSRLAWYLLRDTPAFQKQHLSKIGMAMLTSQVIQEQASELRLYASEVKQAGFIQKMTAQLEELKNANITADDLTDIISRVKSANDPAANQAWLAKMHDVEIIYHAYEDRLRDQYIGNSELYRQLVSYLQKSPEVAKMHFFIDRFAQFTANEQQVVDALITNAASTTISLTLDRGYPDQNHPNPQELPPKNNLFYSSAMQFHRLWKFGQMHQKEVKVLQNVAFATTPRVGAELQQVDSYFKRYASEPIGPSEREELSCPQNIQFMITTNRMTELNNVATQIRQLVASGKYRYRDFLILSRHLDGYQTMIEPVFAAHNIPIFNDHERLMDNHPLVTLLTTLLELPQRGYRTADIIQLLKTWLLVPRAGTGDLMGLSDFQAAVFATENWCLKQAIEGKSAWTTNDPEKIKQLWQAPGTNLTDPKYEQSRLKKLNDQLALVKDFVANHLLPVFDQFKQAQTGQELATALYQFLAAVGVTDRLYAWQQYQSTRDLDLARQPQQVWATFCQILQEYVEILGQQELRDGTSEVLADFSELLQAGFAAAQYSQIPATLDQVVVSETGIVQSENRKVVFMIGSTDDVMPEMQESDGLLTDQDKDILSAYLDEDFQYLPGTAIDQLIDEPFVHYTGFMNAKEQLIFSAPQTDSDDKELSVSPYMYDMARYFGQPVREYPLATSKVGQENAIDFVSAPLATINRLVEVSRQIRDEQGVGIDRQPVMPVGWQTVAESLVKLAKQWQQSADTKVQAEGISLGQRLSLVAAGFHYQNKIDSLGNKLAQALYLRTAPDDERGRVLYASISQLQDFYINQYEYFLKYGLRLQKRDELTLSNDRIGTFFHKAMETFVTTIRENNLLFADLAHKDNQMQRDQLIDHALVTAQENQPTLLRLINSSAQAQFQYQQLTAIVKTMLITLCRQAEYTGSQPVKTEVQFGRIGNQQSGNLGSLDYPLKDNHHIYLRGRIDRIDNLKQGNDNFLTVVDYKSSNHLFDLTSAYYGLSLQLLTYLNGLQANLTELETSNPRLAGALYLRLNNPTIKAAELKKNSLDDLKLKEHQYKGILLNDPQLLRELDKSLDKQAFLYPLKEYKNGKIKANKEALLVTPQQLDWLQNMNKELVINAGNQILSGDLKLNPYRLLTGSNRRTGLDYSDFLDVFQFDNMLDQQNYRDLNPNLAKEAFDNVIQDDDEEDKK from the coding sequence ATGAGAACACTGGGATTTGTTTTAGGGACAGCAGCGATGGATCATCAGCAAGTGTTGATTGATCAATTAGTTGACCAGATAAAGAATGCATCAGCTGATGAGAGCTTTTATTATTTGGTGCCTAACCATATTAAGTTTGAAACTGAAATTAATGTCCTTGCTGGTCTTCGTGATCGTCAAGGACTTAGCGGAAGTGACAGGTTCGCCTCTTCACGCGTACAGGTACTTTCGTTTAGCCGGCTTGCTTGGTACCTTTTACGAGATACTCCAGCATTTCAAAAACAACACCTTTCTAAAATTGGGATGGCGATGCTAACTTCCCAAGTTATTCAAGAACAGGCAAGTGAGCTCCGTTTATATGCGAGCGAAGTAAAACAAGCTGGATTTATTCAAAAGATGACAGCCCAGCTTGAAGAATTAAAAAATGCCAACATAACCGCTGATGACTTAACCGATATTATTTCCCGGGTGAAGTCAGCGAATGATCCAGCAGCTAATCAGGCGTGGCTCGCTAAAATGCATGATGTTGAAATTATATATCATGCTTATGAAGACCGGTTACGGGACCAGTACATTGGTAATAGTGAGTTATACCGGCAATTAGTGTCTTACCTTCAAAAATCACCAGAAGTTGCTAAGATGCACTTCTTTATTGACCGTTTTGCTCAGTTTACTGCAAATGAGCAACAGGTAGTAGATGCATTAATTACGAATGCCGCATCGACAACTATTTCTTTAACTCTTGATCGTGGATATCCAGATCAGAACCATCCAAATCCCCAAGAACTTCCTCCTAAAAATAACCTGTTTTATTCCTCAGCGATGCAATTTCACCGTTTGTGGAAATTTGGTCAAATGCATCAAAAAGAAGTAAAGGTTTTGCAAAATGTAGCGTTTGCGACGACTCCTCGTGTTGGTGCGGAATTACAACAAGTTGATTCGTATTTTAAGCGTTATGCAAGCGAGCCAATTGGCCCCAGCGAGCGGGAAGAGCTTTCTTGTCCCCAAAATATTCAATTTATGATAACTACCAATCGGATGACTGAATTGAATAATGTGGCCACCCAGATTCGCCAATTAGTTGCTAGTGGTAAATATCGTTATCGTGACTTTCTTATTCTTAGTCGCCATCTTGACGGTTATCAGACAATGATTGAACCAGTTTTTGCGGCACATAATATTCCAATTTTTAATGACCATGAACGCTTGATGGATAACCATCCGCTAGTAACGCTTCTTACGACATTATTAGAATTACCGCAGCGGGGCTATCGAACAGCAGATATCATCCAATTGCTGAAGACATGGTTACTTGTTCCACGGGCAGGTACTGGCGATCTGATGGGGCTAAGTGATTTCCAAGCAGCTGTTTTCGCCACTGAGAATTGGTGCCTTAAGCAGGCAATTGAAGGAAAAAGTGCTTGGACAACTAATGATCCAGAAAAGATTAAGCAATTATGGCAGGCGCCAGGAACGAACCTGACAGATCCAAAGTATGAACAGTCACGTTTAAAAAAATTAAATGACCAATTAGCCCTTGTAAAAGATTTTGTTGCAAACCACTTACTGCCAGTTTTCGACCAGTTTAAACAAGCACAAACAGGACAAGAACTTGCCACTGCGTTATACCAGTTCTTGGCTGCCGTGGGAGTTACAGACCGGTTATATGCTTGGCAGCAATACCAAAGTACCCGGGATTTAGACCTCGCGCGCCAACCACAACAAGTCTGGGCTACCTTTTGCCAAATTCTCCAAGAATATGTGGAAATCTTGGGCCAACAAGAACTACGGGATGGAACTAGTGAGGTCCTTGCAGATTTTAGTGAATTACTCCAGGCAGGGTTTGCGGCGGCCCAGTATTCCCAGATTCCGGCAACGTTAGATCAAGTGGTAGTCTCTGAAACGGGAATTGTCCAAAGCGAAAATCGAAAAGTAGTTTTTATGATTGGATCGACTGATGATGTGATGCCAGAAATGCAAGAAAGTGATGGTTTGCTAACGGACCAAGATAAGGATATTTTGAGTGCTTATCTTGATGAAGATTTCCAATACCTTCCTGGAACGGCAATTGACCAACTGATTGACGAGCCATTTGTTCACTATACTGGTTTTATGAATGCTAAGGAACAGTTGATTTTCTCGGCACCGCAAACTGATAGTGATGATAAGGAACTCAGTGTATCGCCATATATGTATGATATGGCTCGTTACTTTGGTCAACCGGTTCGTGAATATCCATTAGCTACTAGCAAGGTCGGACAAGAGAATGCTATTGATTTTGTTAGTGCCCCGCTTGCGACAATAAACCGGTTAGTTGAAGTTAGCCGGCAAATTCGTGATGAGCAAGGGGTTGGCATTGATCGGCAACCGGTCATGCCCGTTGGATGGCAAACAGTTGCTGAATCGTTGGTTAAGTTAGCTAAGCAATGGCAACAATCAGCAGATACTAAAGTTCAAGCAGAAGGAATATCACTAGGTCAGCGTCTATCTTTAGTTGCTGCTGGTTTCCATTATCAAAACAAGATTGATTCCCTGGGAAATAAATTGGCTCAGGCACTTTATCTCCGAACGGCACCCGATGATGAGCGCGGGCGGGTATTATATGCCTCGATTTCGCAGTTGCAAGATTTTTATATTAATCAGTACGAATATTTCCTTAAGTATGGCTTGAGGTTGCAAAAACGAGATGAGTTAACCTTATCTAATGATCGTATCGGCACCTTCTTCCATAAAGCGATGGAGACTTTTGTTACAACAATTCGAGAAAATAATTTGTTATTTGCAGACCTTGCCCACAAAGATAATCAGATGCAACGTGACCAGCTGATTGATCATGCATTAGTTACAGCTCAAGAGAATCAGCCAACTTTATTGCGTCTCATTAATTCTTCAGCCCAAGCTCAATTCCAATATCAACAATTAACCGCCATTGTTAAAACAATGTTAATTACATTATGCCGCCAAGCTGAATATACCGGCTCACAGCCAGTTAAAACCGAAGTTCAGTTTGGAAGAATTGGTAACCAGCAGTCGGGCAACCTTGGCTCTCTTGATTATCCGCTTAAAGATAATCATCATATTTATCTGCGGGGACGAATTGACCGAATCGATAATCTTAAGCAAGGAAACGATAATTTCTTGACGGTCGTTGACTATAAGTCGAGTAATCATCTTTTTGATCTCACTTCGGCTTATTATGGACTCTCTCTCCAACTTTTAACCTACCTTAACGGGTTACAGGCAAACTTAACTGAATTGGAAACGAGTAATCCACGACTGGCAGGGGCATTATATCTTCGTTTGAATAATCCGACAATTAAGGCTGCCGAGTTAAAGAAAAATTCCCTCGATGATTTGAAATTAAAAGAGCACCAATACAAAGGAATCCTCTTGAATGATCCACAATTATTGCGGGAGTTAGATAAGAGCTTAGATAAACAAGCATTCTTGTACCCCCTTAAAGAATATAAGAATGGAAAAATTAAAGCTAATAAAGAAGCGCTTCTCGTTACGCCGCAGCAACTTGATTGGCTGCAAAACATGAATAAGGAACTTGTGATTAATGCGGGTAATCAAATTTTGAGTGGTGACTTGAAACTGAATCCTTACCGGTTATTAACTGGAAGCAACCGTCGTACAGGACTTGATTATAGTGACTTTTTAGACGTATTTCAGTTTGATAATATGCTTGACCAGCAAAACTACCGCGACCTAAATCCTAATTTAGCAAAAGAAGCATTTGATAATGTAATCCAAGACGATGATGAGGAGGATAAGAAGTAA
- the addA gene encoding helicase-exonuclease AddAB subunit AddA, with protein sequence MAGFKPTPAQSKAINDRGENILVSASAGSGKTAVLVNRTIELIKEGQSIDRMLLVTFTDAAAKNMRDKIRTALQKIVQDSANPKDLRDRMSNQINRLAAADISTIHAFCLKLIKRYYYLIDLDPQFRLLTDETERLLLQEDVWHEVSEELYKNAEEKVPGRASFSELVLNFSSDRDDQGLDDLILRLYEIANAQPDPEKWLQKLPDNYDLGSGSLLESNFYQQQLKPLVIEKLNQFIQDYRELSTRASDNGLDQAAEVIKSDEELMHQLLSSLGGITVSDVCQMMAQQKFGSFRGRPAADDPRIDVFKDIQKQRNQLKKQWEQTVSIYLGRQEAQESIAKEELLTELTTFRDQFTDLLSKATESQLDAKTVDSLQKDQQMMQELLDLLQPPTWNTIRDLFANAKFARMGGKPKDDELAEEVYKSLGSARTGIKKQFDQLVDRFFNYREDQFRLISTHAQELLRELSAVTINFRRRYQQTKLNRHVLEFSDLEHYAYAILTPPDDQPNWQTLVKDLQSHYQEIMIDEYQDTNRLQESILMKLTSPERKNLFMVGDVKQSIYRFREADPTLFLGKYQNYRQGNDGEAIVLGENFRSMTNVTNFTNVLFEQLMDREVGEIDYDEDAHLKYAATYYEENQDNKVQPTEVLLYDANALDPEKEDIEHEDDKLAGEFRMIGMRIKQMVENQELIFHPEDGQMHPIQYGDIVLLERTKAINNSLMEEFNKLNIPLTVHDVESYFQATEVRVMMSLLKIIDNPQQDIPLAAVLRSPIVGLTNQELAFIRLQNRSVDYYAALQSFMGNYQRKALRHQSLLTSEQVSALYEKTDHFLGLLRLFRQTAQQQTLVDLIWQIYDQTGYLDYVGAMPGGHQRQANLHALYQRAHSYEQSSFKGLYQFIRFIEKMQEHDKDLGVAPTQLTANTVNVMTIHGSKGLQFPVVFLIDATHGFNKGVVRENAVVDAAAGVGIRYMDDQRVIYDTPQRQAVIEEIQRSERAEDLRVLYVALTRAEQRLVITGSFNEEMRTQSLAGSWQRWQKAYQSKNLLIGPQPRITANSFMDWVGLALARYPEFNAQQLSRGNVTLEESTLADTKVTGLAADPHFIAKTYTALDVSDGLVRVGKNASVNVTEKNNTVATDASEQKIEQILRYRYPHLVATKTTAYQSVTDVKRVFEDPDTRDMARWDYDQQQKVKTQGIYLNNNFDVPAFIQQTTHEPVATEIGTATHLVFQKLPLDEGPINVEFVDQEIQKLVGEKLINPVVAARINREGIVAFYQTAVGQKILKHSADYHREVPFSMIMNGHELFKGVNVSDDERILIHGIIDGYLRTDEGIILVDYKTDHLNKDYRDFNLARIKDRYRGQLELYKEALNLMEGIPVVQMGLYLLELGEFVLFTKEGD encoded by the coding sequence ATGGCTGGATTTAAACCAACGCCTGCTCAATCCAAGGCGATAAATGACCGTGGTGAAAATATTCTAGTTTCAGCTTCGGCGGGATCAGGAAAAACGGCTGTGCTAGTAAATCGGACAATTGAATTAATTAAAGAAGGGCAAAGCATTGATCGAATGCTGCTTGTAACATTTACGGACGCGGCAGCAAAGAATATGCGGGATAAAATCAGGACAGCCTTGCAGAAAATAGTACAAGATTCAGCTAATCCCAAAGATTTACGTGACCGGATGAGTAATCAAATCAACCGGCTTGCGGCTGCAGATATCAGTACAATTCATGCTTTTTGTTTAAAGTTAATAAAGCGCTACTACTACTTGATTGACCTTGATCCACAATTTCGGCTCTTAACTGATGAAACGGAGCGATTGTTACTTCAAGAAGATGTCTGGCATGAAGTTAGTGAAGAACTATATAAAAATGCTGAAGAAAAAGTTCCAGGAAGAGCTTCCTTTAGCGAACTAGTTCTCAACTTTTCTAGTGACCGTGATGACCAAGGACTCGATGACTTGATTTTACGGTTATATGAAATTGCTAATGCCCAGCCTGACCCCGAAAAGTGGCTCCAAAAACTACCAGATAATTATGATTTGGGGTCTGGCTCACTATTAGAATCTAATTTTTATCAACAACAGCTAAAGCCCCTGGTCATCGAAAAGCTCAATCAGTTTATTCAAGATTATCGTGAATTATCAACAAGAGCTAGCGATAACGGACTAGACCAAGCCGCTGAGGTTATTAAGAGCGATGAAGAGTTGATGCACCAACTTCTTTCGTCCCTAGGAGGTATTACCGTCAGTGATGTTTGCCAAATGATGGCGCAACAAAAGTTTGGTAGTTTTCGGGGGCGACCAGCGGCAGATGATCCACGGATTGATGTATTTAAAGACATTCAAAAGCAGCGTAATCAGCTAAAGAAGCAGTGGGAACAAACCGTAAGTATTTACTTGGGAAGGCAGGAAGCACAGGAATCGATCGCAAAAGAAGAGCTGCTAACCGAGCTAACGACTTTCCGTGATCAATTTACAGACTTGTTAAGCAAAGCAACTGAAAGTCAATTAGATGCTAAAACTGTTGATTCATTGCAAAAAGACCAGCAGATGATGCAGGAGCTTTTAGACTTATTGCAACCACCTACTTGGAATACTATCCGGGACTTATTTGCTAATGCTAAATTTGCACGAATGGGTGGTAAACCGAAAGATGATGAGCTAGCTGAAGAAGTATATAAATCACTGGGAAGTGCTCGCACAGGGATAAAAAAGCAATTTGATCAGTTAGTTGATCGCTTCTTTAATTATCGTGAAGACCAATTTCGATTAATTTCAACGCATGCCCAGGAACTTTTACGAGAATTGAGCGCAGTAACGATTAATTTCCGTCGGCGGTACCAACAAACTAAGCTGAATCGGCATGTCCTTGAATTTAGTGATTTGGAGCACTACGCGTACGCCATTTTAACGCCACCAGACGACCAGCCAAACTGGCAAACCCTTGTCAAAGATCTGCAAAGTCATTATCAGGAAATTATGATCGATGAATATCAGGATACGAACCGCCTTCAGGAAAGTATTTTGATGAAATTGACATCTCCTGAACGCAAAAACCTATTTATGGTGGGGGATGTTAAGCAATCGATTTACCGATTCCGTGAAGCTGATCCAACATTATTTCTCGGGAAATATCAAAACTATCGTCAAGGCAACGACGGGGAGGCAATTGTTTTAGGGGAAAATTTCCGGTCGATGACTAATGTGACGAATTTTACCAATGTCCTTTTCGAACAACTGATGGATAGAGAAGTCGGTGAAATTGATTACGACGAAGATGCCCATTTAAAATATGCGGCCACTTATTACGAAGAAAATCAAGATAATAAGGTTCAACCAACAGAAGTGTTATTGTATGACGCCAATGCCCTTGATCCAGAAAAAGAAGATATTGAACACGAGGATGATAAATTAGCTGGAGAATTTCGGATGATTGGGATGCGAATTAAGCAGATGGTCGAAAATCAAGAGTTAATTTTTCATCCTGAAGATGGGCAGATGCATCCGATTCAGTACGGTGATATTGTTTTGCTTGAACGGACAAAGGCAATCAATAATTCACTGATGGAAGAGTTTAATAAACTTAATATTCCATTGACGGTTCATGATGTTGAAAGTTATTTCCAAGCTACTGAAGTGCGAGTAATGATGTCCTTGTTAAAGATAATTGATAATCCGCAACAGGATATCCCATTAGCTGCAGTTCTGCGGTCACCGATTGTCGGGTTAACTAACCAAGAATTAGCTTTTATCCGTCTTCAGAATCGCTCTGTTGATTACTACGCTGCCCTGCAATCATTTATGGGTAATTACCAGCGAAAAGCGCTTCGCCATCAATCGCTCCTTACTTCTGAACAGGTAAGTGCCCTCTATGAAAAAACAGATCACTTCTTAGGGTTGCTTCGTCTCTTTCGACAAACAGCCCAGCAACAAACCCTTGTTGACTTGATTTGGCAGATCTATGACCAAACAGGTTACCTTGATTACGTCGGGGCAATGCCAGGTGGCCACCAACGGCAAGCAAACCTCCATGCCCTTTATCAACGTGCGCACTCCTATGAACAAAGCAGTTTTAAGGGCCTTTATCAATTTATTCGTTTTATTGAGAAGATGCAGGAACATGATAAGGATTTAGGCGTAGCACCGACACAGTTAACCGCAAACACGGTTAATGTTATGACAATTCACGGAAGCAAAGGGCTGCAATTCCCCGTAGTCTTTCTAATTGATGCCACGCATGGTTTTAACAAAGGAGTAGTTCGTGAAAATGCAGTTGTCGATGCCGCTGCGGGGGTAGGGATTCGTTACATGGATGATCAACGGGTCATTTATGATACGCCACAACGGCAAGCAGTAATTGAAGAAATTCAGCGCAGCGAACGGGCAGAAGATCTTCGGGTTCTCTATGTTGCACTGACCCGTGCGGAACAGCGATTAGTTATTACGGGATCCTTTAATGAAGAAATGCGGACACAAAGCCTTGCTGGATCATGGCAGCGGTGGCAAAAAGCTTATCAGAGTAAGAATTTACTAATTGGCCCGCAGCCACGGATCACTGCAAATTCATTTATGGACTGGGTTGGCCTTGCCCTGGCTCGTTATCCAGAATTCAATGCGCAACAATTGAGTCGTGGAAATGTCACGTTAGAAGAAAGCACTCTCGCTGATACTAAAGTTACTGGTTTGGCGGCTGATCCTCACTTTATTGCAAAAACATATACCGCGCTTGATGTTAGCGATGGATTAGTAAGAGTCGGGAAAAATGCTAGTGTTAATGTAACGGAAAAGAACAATACAGTCGCAACTGATGCTTCTGAACAAAAGATTGAGCAAATTTTGCGCTATCGTTACCCCCATCTTGTCGCTACTAAAACAACTGCTTACCAATCTGTTACAGATGTAAAACGGGTCTTTGAAGATCCTGATACACGTGATATGGCACGGTGGGATTATGATCAACAACAAAAGGTAAAGACGCAAGGGATTTACTTAAATAATAACTTTGATGTTCCGGCTTTCATCCAACAGACTACTCATGAACCAGTGGCAACAGAAATCGGAACAGCAACGCACCTTGTTTTTCAAAAACTTCCACTTGATGAAGGTCCAATTAATGTTGAATTTGTTGATCAAGAAATTCAAAAATTAGTAGGAGAAAAATTGATCAATCCGGTTGTGGCAGCACGAATCAATCGTGAGGGAATAGTGGCCTTTTATCAGACCGCTGTTGGTCAGAAGATCTTAAAGCATTCGGCAGATTATCATCGCGAAGTACCGTTCTCAATGATTATGAATGGTCATGAATTATTTAAAGGGGTAAATGTTAGTGATGATGAACGTATTTTAATTCACGGAATCATTGATGGCTACTTAAGAACTGACGAGGGAATTATTCTAGTTGACTATAAGACCGATCACCTTAATAAAGATTACCGCGACTTTAATTTGGCACGGATAAAGGACCGATATCGGGGACAATTAGAGCTCTACAAAGAAGCTTTGAATCTAATGGAAGGGATTCCAGTTGTCCAAATGGGGCTTTACCTGTTAGAATTAGGAGAGTTCGTGTTATTTACAAAAGAGGGTGATTAG
- a CDS encoding LacI family DNA-binding transcriptional regulator: MATIKDIAQKAGVSVSTASRALNHNPRISEKTRQRIATIAKELGYQPNYNAQNLTRGESNMVGIIFPVTSDTAPANPFHIDLLRGISMALKPIHYEMVVAIAPTTTDLLQSVKSMVEQSKVHNFLVLYTVKDDPITNYLRQNNLNFVVIGHPDKAQDRFVDNDNVAAGQAATDYLMDHQEVSHPVFLQSASNWVFEQDRHQGYEQSMQNHQLPALSWRYSPTGLAVKDFIKQHPQIDSIVCVDDLLLVRLIRQLQEFNLPTICFNNSRLMGMLINQEEKVDLQPRKLGQQAVKLLFNLEEQYRIVDFKINS; the protein is encoded by the coding sequence TTGGCGACAATTAAAGATATTGCACAAAAAGCAGGGGTATCGGTTTCGACTGCTTCTCGAGCTTTAAACCATAATCCACGAATTAGTGAAAAAACACGACAACGAATAGCGACGATTGCTAAAGAGTTGGGCTATCAACCAAATTACAATGCACAGAACCTAACACGGGGCGAATCGAACATGGTCGGAATTATTTTTCCAGTAACCAGTGATACTGCGCCTGCCAACCCGTTCCATATTGACTTATTACGGGGAATTAGCATGGCATTAAAGCCGATTCACTATGAAATGGTTGTGGCAATTGCGCCAACTACGACCGACCTTTTACAAAGCGTAAAATCGATGGTCGAACAGTCCAAGGTGCATAACTTTTTAGTACTTTATACGGTTAAAGATGACCCCATTACTAATTACCTGCGCCAAAATAACCTTAATTTTGTGGTAATCGGTCACCCGGATAAGGCCCAAGATCGGTTTGTCGACAATGATAACGTAGCGGCAGGGCAAGCGGCGACTGATTATCTGATGGATCATCAGGAGGTCAGCCATCCAGTCTTTCTTCAATCTGCAAGTAATTGGGTATTTGAACAGGATAGACATCAAGGTTATGAGCAGAGTATGCAAAATCATCAACTTCCTGCTCTTAGCTGGCGATATTCGCCAACCGGACTTGCAGTTAAAGATTTTATTAAACAACATCCGCAAATCGATTCAATTGTTTGTGTTGATGACTTGTTGCTGGTACGATTAATACGGCAACTACAAGAATTTAATTTACCAACTATTTGTTTTAACAATAGTCGGTTGATGGGGATGTTAATTAATCAAGAAGAGAAAGTTGACTTACAACCCCGCAAATTGGGTCAGCAAGCGGTCAAATTGCTTTTTAATTTAGAAGAGCAGTATCGGATTGTTGATTTTAAAATAAATAGTTGA